The genomic interval GCACTCTGGGCTCGGCCCAGCACCCACCTTTGCCCTTCTCAGGGGGCCTGGCGCTCCGGGCTTGGCCCAGCACCCACCTTTGCCCTTCTCAGGGGGCCCGGCACTCTGGGCTCACCCCAGCACCCACTTTCGCCCTTCTTGGGGGGCCCGGCACTCCGGACTCACCCCAGCACCCACCTTCGCCCTTCTCGGGGGGCCTGGTGCTCCAGGCTCGGCCCAGCACCCACCTTCACCCTTCTCGGGGGGCCTGGCGCTCCAGGCTCGGCCCAGCACCCACCTTTGCCCTTCTCAGGGGGCCCGGCACTCCGGGTTCGCCCCAGCACCCACCTTCGCCCTTCTCGGGGGGCCTGGTGCTGCAGGCTCGGCCCAGCACCCACCTTCGCCCTTCTCGGGGGGTCCGGCGCTCCGGGCTCACTCCAGCACCCACCTTTACCCTTCTCAGGGGGCCTGGCACTCTGGGTTCAGCCCAGCACCCATCTTTGCCCTTCTCCGGGAGCCCAGTGCTCCAGGCTAGCCCCAGCACCCATCTTTGCCCTTCTTGGGGGGCCCGGCACTCCAGGCTCGGCCCAGCACCCACCTTTGCCCTTCTCGGGGGCCCTCGGCAGTGGCATCGACCCCCCGTATCCCTCCAGGCTCAGCgggtccatttttctttcttctaacttTTTGATGTTTCTTGTGCTCCCTTTTGAGGGACTAATGACGTCCAATGTgtggaaaaaggaagagaacatTGCCGTTAGCGTTCACAAGccctgagggtggggaggggacgaCTCTGAGCGCCTCCCCAGCTCTCGGGCCATGTGTCTGGCGCTGCGGGCCGTGGCCACGCGCCTCCAGGCTCCAGCTGCAGCCAGGGGGGACACCCACCTCCACAGCTACAGAGGcggttttgttgttttcttccccCACAGGGTGTCCTTTCTCCTTTAAAGCTATAGTTCTGTGGTTTATTCATTTAGACTATATCCTATTCCATAGACAATTAGACGTGGCTTAcataaaaaacagtgaaaaaaaagtaaatggataAAGTAACGGAGGAAAAACGAGGGCAGAAAAGGTGTAACGAGGCCAGTGTGAAACGCGCCCCTGCGCTGCTGCGTCCCCGCGAGCCGCGGGCCCCACAGCTCTGAGCCAGCGTGCTCCCAGTGCCCGACCACCCAGGGCGCTGCCACCTCTGACACGCGGGTGCGGGGCTGCTCTCGGGACGGCCGCCCACCCCTCGCTGACCGTGACGGGATttccgccccctccccaggagaAAACAGGGACACAGGGACTGGGCTCTGCCTGAGGCTGGGGCCAGAGACACAGGCCTTGACGCTGACCTCACGGGCCCTAGGCAGGGGGCGTGGGGACCGGGAGACACGGCGGTGCGGGTTGGCCTCACCTGGTGCTGGCCGGCGCGGGCAGAGGCAGGCTCTGGGACTGCTCGAGGGCGCGGTGCTGGCTGGCCTCTGCAGGGACAGGGGCCCAGCACGGTCAGGACCCGCGGCCGTGCGCCCTCCCctccaggagcctggagggccaagGGTCGGGGCTGCTCCGAGGGACCAAACGCGCCCCAGGGGGCAGCCCGGGGGATGGGCTCTCACCTCTGCACGCCTGCAGCTGGCTGGTCAGCACCTTCCGGATCTCACTCACCCAGGCCGCCTTGATTTCAGGAGTGGGTGCCTGCGCCCCAGAGCAGACCAGGGGTGAATGAGTGCCCACCGTGACGCGCACCAGTGTATCCCTCTGCAGGGGCTCAGGACACGTGGGAATGGGGGTGACAGTGCTGCCCTGGGGGTGCAGGAAGGACCCCGCCTCGGGTGAGGGCGCGCTGACTGTTGGGGCCTGAGGGCCATGTGGGTGGGTGCTGGGCTCTGAGGATCCCAGGCTCAAGCAGAGCCGGGCGCTGGCTGAGGCCGCTCCTGCCGCAGCTCTGCGGGCCCTGGGCTGGCTGACCCGGCTGGTGGGCTGTGAGCTGTGACCAGGTCGCCAGGGCCTCCTCGCTGCCCTGTGGCCACATCCCCCAGGGCTGCAGGGGCCCAGACCACCAAGGGCGTCAGAATTGTGGCGGGCAATGCGGCAAGGCGCCTCCCAGGCTGGGCTGCTCTCTCGAGGTCTCTGCCAGATGCGTGGACACCCTGACAGCTCCACCACCTCCCGCGCCCACAGAGAGGTGAGGACACACTTCCTGCACGAGCCAGGTGCGTGGACCCGCGTGCATGCGTGACAGCGTGCATGTGTGACATGGGCAGCCCACACCGCCCCGCCGTCCAGGCATGCAGGAGCTGGGCCCAGGACTGTGAGCCTGCTACCCTGCCTCCAGAGCCCCTCTGCCCTGCAGGGTCCCTGCTCCGCATCAGGGCTCTGCTCTGTTGCTGACAGCCCAGGTCAGCCCCACATGAACGGGGCGGGGGGCGCTGGCCTCCGGGAGATAAAGCCTCAGAGGGTCCTAGACGGCGGCCCTCGGCCGAAGCCACTCACCGGCACCCGCACGGGCCGGGCAGACCCCGGGGCCCACCTGGATGATGTACACCTCCTCCCTGGCGTTGTACCAGATCTCGAACTTCTTCGCATCACCCTTCACGTTCTCCGTGATGCCGACGGCCGTCATCTGTGAGGGCAGAGCGGGCGGGTGGGCCTCCGGCGGGGCACCCCCCCACCCGGGAAGGCGGGTGCACGGCCCGGGGCACTCACGTTCAGGGACTGCTTGTAGCTGTAGGAGGGCGCCTTCTCGTAGCCCTCACCATTCTCCTCCCGCCGCTTGCAGAACAGCACGGCCTTCTCGTGCAGGAACAGGTGGCGCTGCATGGGCTTGAAGCGGGCCAGGTCCTTCACCTTGGCGTGGCCCCGCTTGTGGTCAGTCCACACGCTGAAGGAGCCCTGCATGAGCAGCCTCCCCAGGTCGCTCAGGTTCCCCTGGGGCGGGGCGGAAGGAGGCATGGTTAACGCCCAGCGCGGGCCTGGGGCCTTGGACACGCGGCCAAGCAGAAGCCTGTCTGGGGGCCGGGCTGTGGCCCGTGGGGCCCAGCCGCCGACACTCGGGAGAGTCAAGGGTAGTGGGACGGTCAGGGGTCGCAGGGCATCTGCGGGGATGAAAAGGGGATGTTTGGGGCAGGGAACTGCTCTGTGGGACTCTATCACGGTGGACACTGGTCACCAACTTGTCCAAACCCACTGCATGACCCCCATGTACGCTGTGGACTCTGGGTGAAGGGTCAGCGGAGGCCCATTGGCTGTGATGGGCACCCGACTCCAATGGGAGGCGGGGCTGCGGGGGCCGACGTGCACCCGTGGGGCGGGGGCGTGGGAAGGCCTGTATGCTCCCTTCCATTTCTCTGTGAACCCAGAACTGCTCCAAAAAGAAAGTCTActaaagggaaaagcaaagagaCGACGAGTGCTGAAGGGATTTACAAAGAGGAGAGGAGCCAGGGAGCGGCCTGAGCACCCAGGGACGGAGGGGCAGCATCTCGCTGTCAGGCGCTGCCTCAGCGAGAAGGGGAGGACCAGGAGGGGGTGGTTCCCAAGCCCTGTCTGTGAAGGGGAGGACCAGGAGGGGGTGGTCCCTGAGCCCTGTCAGCGCTGAGACGCACCCTGGGGTGGAAACGTCCGGGGCTTCTACCTGCTGATGAGCCGCAGGGCGGCCAAGCAGAACCGGGTTTTGATGGGATTCCGGGTGATGTGCGTGTAAggcaacccccaccccccgcccgtGATGGGCCCCCTCAGGCCCCGCCCCAGGCTGGCAGGATGGGTGGGGCCTCACCTCGTAGCCAGTGATGGCGATCAGGTGCATGGAGTCATTCACAGCCTTGAGGATGCCCAGGATGGAGCTCAGGGCCTCCTGCAAGTCCTCGGCTCCCTCACAGCTCTTGCTGTATTTCAGCAtctcctggggggggggggcgcggggagGGTCACTGCTGTCTGGACACTGAGCCCCGCCCCTCCCAGGAGAGTGGCTGGGATGCCCTGGGACACGGGTGTGGCTCCCGTGCAGTCGTCACTGGTGGGGCAAGACCGCATGTGCCCTGGGGCACTCACCCCCTGCCTAGGTGCAGGGTGGGGGGGATGGTCAGCCTGCCATCCCCATGGCCCAGCACCCCATCCTGCGCCCAGCTGCACCCTCCACAGCTCACATCTCCGACAGCCCCTCCTTCCAGGTCTGACCCCCGAACGAACGAGCACCTGTCACAGCTCTTCACGCCCGCTCTCAGACCTTGGGGATCTGCTCCGCAGGACGCCACGGTCAGCAGGACACAGGCGGCCTCGCGTGTGCTCTGGAGGCAGGGTCTGCCTGCCTGtgtccccgcccccggcccctgACGACGGGCAGCACACGGGCGGCCCTGTGGGGAGCCAGGGCCCCACAGACATGGGCGGGAGGTGTCCAGAGACCGTGGAGCTCAGGGATGGGGTAGGGCGACTGCCACTGTGCGGTGTGCAGCTGGGAGGGCGTCCAGGCCAGAGGCAGGCTCCAGGGAGGGGGCATTGGGCCAGGCAGGGGGGTCCCGGGGATGCCTGGCCTCTCACCTTGAGCAGCAGCTGGTACTTGGTGATCCTCTGGACTGGCTTCAGCAGGTAGGAGTCCAGGCTCAGCTTGTGGTCCAGCTTCTTCTGGCACTCCTGCACCCACCACACCCCCTTAGACAGCCGTCACCCTCCCTCCGAGAGTCAGCCAGTGGAGGAATGTCCCCACCACAACCCTTAGACGGCCGTCACCCTCCTTCCAAGAGTCAGCCTGTGGAGGACCGTCCCCACCACAAGCCCCTTAGATGGCTGTCACCCTCCTTCCGAGAGTCAGTGAGTGGAGGACAGTCCCCACCACAACCCCCTTAGACAGCTGTTGCCCTCCCCGGAGAGTCAGCCTGTGGAGGACTGTCCCCACCACAACCCCCTTAGACAGCTGTTGCCCTCCCCGGAGAGTCAGCCTGTGGAGGACTGTCCCCACCACAACCCCCTTAGATGGCTGTCACCCCCTCCGAGAGTCTTCCCCACCACAACCCCGAGAGTCAGTGAGTGGAGGACAGTCCCCACCACAACCCCCTTAGACAGCTGTTGCCCTCCCCGGAGAGTCAGCCTGTGGAGGACTGTCCCCACCACAACCCCCTTAGACGGCTGTCACCCTCCTTCCGAGAGTCAGTGAGTGAAGGACAGTCCCCACCACAACCCCCTTAGACAGCTGTCGCCCCCCACCGAGCCTCTGCCCATGGAGGACCGCCCACGCAGGCCCGGGACACACCTGGAAGAAGGGGCAGTCGGAGCACTGTCTCCACAGGCTCTCAGAGCGCGGCTTGTTCTGACAGTACTTCTCGTAGATCTGGAACTCCTCCATCTGCCGGGGAACGGGGCTGCATCACAGGGGTCTCAGAACCCACAGCCGAGTCACAGCCCTCTGGGCGGGGACGCCCGGCTCCCTGGGCCCCGCCTGATGTCTCCCCGAGTCTGGGCACCCCCTCCATCTCAGACGCCATGGCTGTGGCCGGGCAGCCAGGGAACAGCCGCGCAGAAGCTCCATCTCAGGGCTGCCCTAGTCCTGGCACCTCTCTTAGAAACATTGGGTCCGTGTGGCTGGCTTTGGCCTCAGGGAACAGATAAATAGACACAGGACTGGCACAGACTTTGTGAAGGACTCAGCTGCACATGCGCGGGGGTCGGGACGACCGGCCCGCATTCCACAGGTCGGGGGCGTGGCCTGAGCACCGGCCCTGCCCCTGGGTCCCCAGGAGGGGTGGATGCTggcaacaccccccaccccagatctCAGACAGCACCGGGAGGCATGCCAGACTGCGTGCAGCACAAACAGGGCTCCTTCTGCCTCCTCTGCCCCCGGCGCCATCTCCTGCCAGGGCGTCGGCCTCTGCCTGCTGTTTGCATGTTGCTGGGTCAGGGTCCTACACCCCATCCTGCTGCTCCCAGAGCCTGTCCACGGCCCCCAGCCCACTGGTGGTCCCGCGTCTGTGACTGATGCCTCAGAGCAAGTGTGACTGCCCAGGGTCAGCTGGTGCGCGAGGGACCAGCAGGGAATTGACGCCAGCAAGGACAGTCAGCACGCCACACTCGCGATCAGAACTCAGATGCCCTCTGATTCTGGCGGCTCTCAAAGCTGAGGTcccaggtttctttcttttttgagctAGCTACTGGGTTTTAGGGAAACCGTGCTCTTCCAGCCCTAACAAAAAGCATCATGGCGTCTCAGCTAAACTGGATACATCCGTCCTTGTAATCTCTGTTGGCCAGATGGGGACTGTGACAGAACGTAAAGCCACTGTGGCTTTAAGGAGAAACTTCAAGGCGTCAGGCCCGCAGAAGGACGCATTTGAGAAGCACATACCCGCTCCAGAAAGCACCTGCCGACCAGCTCCGGGCAGTCTGTGTAGTTCTCCAGCTCCCTCAGGAATATCCTAGATGAGGAGGTTTGAGACACATCACGTGAACACAGCCAGAATATGACAGCTGGTCGCCAAATATTAGACGTTCTTTTCCAGACGCCTATCCCGACTCTGGACGGTGCCCGAGACCGTGAGCAGGGGCGCACCGTCTGATTTCGGGGCCTGCAGCCCACGCCTGTCCCTCCCAGGGTCCCGACTGTGCCAAACGCTCAGGGACACGCAGACGCGGCTGCATGGGGACGCCTTGTTTCTGGAGAACACAGACACGGACTGAGGGGCTGCAGCGGCAGAGGGGGCCTCTTGAGGCCCAGCAGCCCGACTGCTCAGTGGGTTTTCTGCAGATTCAAGGGTCCTGCCCTCAGGACCCTTCACCCTGCGGTGCTGACCCTGAGCCTTGGGCTGAGTTTTCGTCTAGGTTTCCGACTCCCACACACCTATCAGGTAAATCCTGGCACCGAGGGCAGCTGAGAGCCAGGGCCAAGGATGTGGAAGGACCAGAAGGCCCAGGCCACCTGCTCACCCTAACCTCTCAGGGAGGTGCACCTGAAACGCAACTTCATAAGCAGCAGGTGACAGAGGCTACGGACAGGGGCAAAAGCAGGTGGTCAGACAGAAGTTCCAGTGCCCCTGGCATCCAGGGAGATGGGGCTGGATCCCACGGCCATGGGCCTATCCGTGGGCAGGCTGGAGGGACCCGTGCACGGCGGCCTTCCTCAGGACCACAGGCTTCTGCCCCCATCTGATTCCCTCTGCATCCGCTGTTCATCTTCCCACGAGCCCCTGAGACTGCTGAGGGTGAGCGGCCCCAGAAGGACTGCCCACGTCTCCCCAAAGCCATGCAGAGGCCACTGGCACTCCCACGAGGGGGGAATGGGCAGGAAGGAGTGTGCTCTGTGGCCATCCCTTACAAGAACAGGCTTGGCCCTGCGGGCACGCGGCCCCTTTGTAACTCCTTGCCGCTCGGCGTCTGCCCTGGGCTTGTCCCACCCGAGCCTGCTGCCCGTCTGCTTATCCCCCTTGATAGGAGGGAAGGCTCTCCTCCAGCAAAGCTCCAGCAGGCGGGGCCTCCAGTGACCCAAACAAAGGCCCAACCTGTTATGAAAGTGGTAAATTTCTTCCATGTTTCCAAACAGGATATCCTTCTTGTTCTGAAGGCCAGTCGAGATTAGATGAGTCATTAAAGGGTTGTCCATCTCTGCAGCGTAGCCCTGCGGAGGAGGGAGTGGTCAGCACAGGAGGCAGGCTCCACGAGGCCACCAAGCAGAGAAGTGATGCTGCTCAGGTTTAGGAATCAAGTCTACTTGAATTCATTCCGGATGGACAAGCACAGAAATGTGAGTGAGTTACAAGCAGCatcagttactttttttttttgtgggtggGGTCTCCATCCATTTCTCCACCTTTCAACCTTTCTAAACTCAGGCACATCTCCTATGAAGGGAACAAAGCTTACACATGCGTTCTGATGGATTATCTCTGTGCCTGCACCCTTGTGACCACGGCCCAGGTTCCGGGGCAGAGCGTCCCCGCACCCAGAAGCCCCTCCGCCATCCCCAGGCAACagcccctccctcttcctgcaaACACGTCCCAGCGCAGCTGTGCCTGTGTCCACGCGCCCTGGTCCCGAGGACATTCCGCCGACGGGTTTCCAGCTCCTGGCCGGCTCAGCAGGGCTGCGTGGGACGAGACCACCCTCACCTCCAGGACGCACAGCAGCTCCTCCACGTAGACCCGCTCTGTGTCCAGAAGCTCCTTCATCACGTGCCTGTGGGCGGGTGTGCTCTCATGCACAAGCTGCTTCCCACTGCCTCCCGGCTAACACGGGCCACCTCCAAAGGAGCCCCGACTCCCAGACCATGCACGGTTCCAAGTCCCCGACCCCCAGGCCTCCCCACTCCCAGGCCACAGTTCCAAGTCCCCCGCCCAGACCCCTTCCAGGAGAAGACCCTGCTCCACGGCAACCCCCAGCCTCCCACAAGAAGTGGGCCTGCATGATCTCTGGGGACCTGCTATGTGCTGTCAGGTTAGGGATGCCCAGGAGGGCACGGGCTTGCAAACGGGTGGGCCAGACCTCGCTTTGTGGACCAGGATCACCTTTTAACTGCCTATGACCAAGATTcccatttttaaacagaaaatggaGCTGGGGCTGGGACCATGAGCAGACGATGGCTAGCCCGTCGCCAGGCCCCATGCCTTCTAAGTGCCCGTTGTCCACACAGGGTGGCGAGGGGCGTGGAGAAAAAGGCTCGGGCTCTCTGGCCACCGGGGGCAGAGGGTAGTGTGGACTGGCAAGGAGGCTGTCCCCGTGGACGCAGGGCAGTGTGGAGCCTGGGCGGTTTCTCCAAGTGGACAGGAGTGCGGAGGGCTctcccgggggtgggggtgggggggtccgtGGGAGAGTGACCACCCGGAGAGGAGGGACATGGGCAGGGCCTTCCTGTGAAGTCCAGAGTTTAGTGCCCAAGGGCATGTCTATGCAGGAACAGGCGCCATCCTGGCAGGGGGGCGGTGTGCGGGGTCAGGGGGGCTGTGGGCCGAGCAGACCCTCcacagggtgggggggggggcaggaggagacagtgGGGGGAGCCAAGAAAGACAAGTGATGCCTAACACCCAGTAGGGCCAGAGTCAGGCAAggctgtgggcagggctggcGCGGGCGGGTCCGAGGCTGGCCCTGCCCGTGTGACCCGAGAGCCAGGGCCGTGCCCCCGAGTCGTGTGCCCTGGGCTCAGGGAGGGAGAATGCTGCTGCTTCAAGCCCCAGGGCCACCAGACGGGCGGGGGAAACGTGGCCTTCCTGAGGAACACGCAGGGGAACCCCAGCACCCGCCAGGCGACCCTCGAGGTCAGCTCTGCTCTGGGCTGCTCCTCCCGGGGTCGGGGGGCGggcggggtggcgggggtggTGTCCCACCACTTCTGCTCCTCAGCGTGCAACCCTCCCGGGGTGCGGGCTGCGAGCTGAGATCTGGGGGGCCGCGCTCGTCCTCGGAGCGGCGGGGAGGCAGCCACCCACCTCCGCAGGACGGCCAGGCTCTCCTCGTCCCCCGTGGAGCTGCCGCGGCCCTGCCGGCCCTCGCTCACCTCACTCTGCGGAGAGAGAAGCCGGCCAAGAGGCGCACTTTCAGAGACAGAAGGTGAAGCCTAAGGCCCGGCTCCAGAGCCTGACCCCCTGGTCCCTCTGAGGCGGACAGGAGGCCCCATGGTcggggcaggaggggaaagggcccgggggaggcgggggagtggggggcggggccGGGTCAGGAGtgaggggcggggctggggtgagggggcggggtcaggagggcctggaggggagagggcaggggaggcagaggggagtgagggggcggggtcaggggctgggggcggggccgaggAGTGAGGGGCGGGGCCGGAGGGCCTGGAGGGGAGGCTTAGGAGTGAGGGCGGGGCCGGGGTGCGGGTGCGGACTTAGGGGGAATGAGGGGCGTGGCTAAGGCGGGGTGGGGCTGCGGCGTGGGGGCGGGGACAGGGGGAgtgagggggcggggccgcggaGTAGGGGCGGGGCCGCGGAGTAGGGGCGGGGCCGCGGAGTGGGCCCGCAGCCGGGGCTCACCTTGGCCCTCCTGTAGGGCCCCCTCCGGAGCGCACTGCTCTCGGAACTGTGGTTCTCAGAACCCCTCCGGATGCCTGGTTTcggaagaaggagaggagagcGACCTCGCATCTCACGGCGGGGAGAGGGAATGCGCGCGCAGGGGCACCTAGGAAAAGCCACGAGCAGCCCAGAGCCGGGGAGGAAAGCACAGGAACATGAAGGAGGCGGTGGGAGACGGGCCGGGAGCCCCCGGGGCTCGCCATTCGCAGTGGGGCCCGGCTCCCGGTGACAGGGGATAACTCTGCGCCTGGAGTCAGAATGGGCCCACGAGCTGGGCTCAGAGGCTCTTGGCGTGGAGAGGCAACACTGGCCAGGGCTGCAGAAAGCGGCAGGGGCCGTGCCAGCCGCTGGATAGGTGTGTTTTGGGGACAGGAGGTGACAGGAAGGGCCCAGCCCTGCCTTCCAAAGGGGATGCACCTGGAGAACCAGGAGGTTTCAGGGTGGAAGGCCGAGCCACACAAGGGGAAAACCATCCCGCCTGTGGCACTGAGGACAGACCGCCGGGACAAGCCCAGGGAAGGCCCTCGAAGCCACGGTGGACCCGGTCCAGCCACAACAACGGGGAGCAGCACGGCTTAGAGGGACCGAGTGAGGGGCCCgagtgccaataaaactttatttacacaaTGGGTTGGATAGAAGGGGGCGTTCCCTGGGGTGAGAGGCGGCTGCTCGtacctggggaggggcagggcgaCTTGGTGAGCGCCTCCGGCCGCGGGGCCACGGGCTGCACGGGCCGTGTCTGCTTGGCTGCCAGCTTCTTGAGGCTGGCCTGCCTGCGGTGGAACATCTCCTCCACGCTCTCCTGCTTCTGGAAGACTCTCTGCACATGCTCCTGTAGAGGGAGACGGCATGCTGGACTCAGCAGGACATCTCTGTGATGCTCCAAGAGTCACCGTGACACCTGTGGGCCCCACTCTGCCCTCAGAGGGTTGGGGGGCACCAAGGGAGGAGGTGGCTGGCGGGAGGCTGTGGACAGCCGGCAGGAGTGAGCAGTTGGGGTCCAGCAGTGTCCAGAGGCTGGTGGAAGCGGGGCCCAGAGAGTGGCCAGGGCTCAGAGCACAGGCCTCCCAGCAGGCAGGGACCTCATGGGGTAGGAAGGGAGGGGGACTCGTCCATCCTGAAacacccccaccctctgcctcccaAGTGCCCAGAGAGTCGTCCCCTCACCAGCAGGTCTTTGGTGAGGATGGGCTCGTAGTCCTGGAAGATCTTGCTGAGCTCCTGGATCTTACTTTCTGCCCCCGTCTCCAGAAACCTCTCAAGCTCCTGGAGGGCGGCCTCTGCACCATCCTGGGACTGGCACTTGTCCACGGGCTGTGATGCTAGCAGGTAGATGCCCTCATCACACCACTTCATAGACTGCGGGGGGAGAAGTCACCTTGGAGACTGTCCTGGCATCTCAGGCGGCCTGCTGACCGCTGCCCTCTGAGACCATCTGCAGGACGAAGCATGCACCTCCTGCCCAGGTTCAGAAGGCTCCCCGGGGACGCGGGCCTGAAACCAGGGGCCTTGCCCAGGATGGGACGCATCCACACCGAGGACCAAGTGCAGGGAACTGGCTGGCTGGTCGTCTCTGGGTTTTTTGTGGCAGGTGAGTCCTTGAATCACCAATGTTGGCGCAGGACCGTCTGGGTCTCGGGAGAAGCCCTTGGGAGGCTGGGGGCCACTGTCCACCCAGCACCTGTGGTCTGGCCCCGGTGGGAGTGGCTCTGCAGGACCAAGGGTGGGGCCAGGCCTACCGCCTCCAGGAGGCTGTGCAGCTCCAGCGACTTGCCCAGCAGCCCCCTCCTCCGCTCCAGGTCGGCCGCGAACTGGTCGCACAGGTGGCGGAGCTCATGGCACTTGGGGCGGATGGAGTCCACGGCGTAGTGCTTGTGGCCGATGAGCCGCTCGCCCTCTTGGGACAGCGCGCGGGCCCGCTGCACAGCGGCCTGCGGAGGGACGGCGGAGGCGGCTCAGCTTCTCAGCTCCTCAGGGCGGAGGGCGCCCCCTGCGGCCGGGGCCGGCGGGGCGGGCTGGGGCGGGCTGGGGGAGGCCTGGGGGTCGGCAGGGTAGGACGGTGATACTGCGGGCACGGGGTCCCAGCAGTCCCAGTGGTCCCGCCGCCCGCATCCACACTTACACTGGACTTCTCCTCGAAGCTGGCCAGGTCCTTCAGGAGGTGCTGCACATGCGCCAGGCTGTTGCCCACATCAGTGAAGGTCGTGACCTTCTGGGCCAGCACGTCCAGGGCGGCTTTGACCTGAGATGGGGCAGCGGGGCGAGGGGCCAGGCAGTGAGATCGTGGGAAGACCACGGCTGGGGGACGGAGGGGGGTGCTGTGGAAACTgggtgcagggaggggagggggcccaggCCTCCCCTCGGAAGGGGGACTAGAGGGAAACTTCCTTGATCTGAGAGAGGACATCCACAAACCCCCCCTGCCAACTCTCCAGGTGTAACGCTGGTGAGGGACGCGTCCCCCGGGGACTGCGGCCCGCAGGGAGGGCCCTCCACTCTCATCACCACGATCCCAGTGGTGGGCGCACGAGGGCAGACAAAGAACAGACACAAAAACACGCAGATCGAAAACGAAGAAATCAAGCCATTTCTGTTTGCACGTGGCCTGATGGTCTGTGTGCAAACGCTACAAGACAGAGCCTGGATTGAGCTCGGCAAGGTTTTAGGacataaaatcaatacacaagaGTCTATTGTATCTCTACAGACAGCAATGAACACACAACACACCAGAATAAAAAGCATAACACCATCTacggttccttaaaaaatgaaacttgTATGTGTAAACCCAACCAAACACATCTGAACTTGTGCAAACCATATAGCATTGGTGACTATAGGACACtgaagaaaatctaaacagatGGACAGACATATGTGTTTACTGACTGAAGAGTCAGTGCAGTAAAGTGCTGACTCTCCCCGAAGTGAGGCACAGGTTTAACACAATTCCTGACAAAACCCAGCGGGACTTTCTTGGAGACACAGATCAGGTTATCTGACATCTGCACGGAAGGTGAAGGAACCGGAACAGCTAAGACAGCTGTGAAGCGGGAGAATAAAGGGGCAGAAATCCCGTCTGGAAGGATGTACACGACGCCCTGGGGTTCCAGCCTGACCCCCGGCTCCTCGAGGCCACGAGAGGTTCCCACAGGGCGTGTCACCCACTCCAGCGCCCCTCCGCAGCCCCCAGGCCACTCACCTCCCGGAAGTCCTGCTCGAAATGCCGGAGCTGCAGGCACTGCTCTAGTTTTTGCTGATGTTTTGCCCAAAACTCGTCAAAGGCGGCCTCGGTCTCGTTCAGCTGGGCCAGGAGCCTGGGGAAGGGGCGGCAGCCACGCTGGTGGGGCCTGTGAAGCCCCCGCTTCTCACAGCGCCAAGCGACGGGGGGCTAGTCCGC from Cervus canadensis isolate Bull #8, Minnesota chromosome 9, ASM1932006v1, whole genome shotgun sequence carries:
- the MCF2L gene encoding guanine nucleotide exchange factor DBS isoform X1; amino-acid sequence: MRASPRGLPGPCVRLSASRGQPGSRASPAEPCRTALGGSGAEDREPPPPPPRWGDFGTMAERGASRGARGTPRRWLRLPPLLQRWRRRWAASRHRQPDEIMHHDISPLCAADIRDQLQKRFAYLSGGRGQDGSPVITFPDYPAFGDVPDQDFQNVMTYLTSIPSLQDTGIGFILVIDRRQDRWTSVKASILRIAASFPANLQLVLVLRPAGFFQRTLSELAFRFNRDDFKMKVPVIMLSSVPELHGYIDKSQLTEDLGGTLAYCHSRWLCHRTAIESFALLVKQTAQMLQAFGTELAETELPNDVQSTSSVLLTHTEKKDRAKEDMRLALVEGRRVLESIREPLGRGPEQSPNQDQLDSQSTVQRLLAQLNETEAAFDEFWAKHQQKLEQCLQLRHFEQDFREVKAALDVLAQKVTTFTDVGNSLAHVQHLLKDLASFEEKSSAAVQRARALSQEGERLIGHKHYAVDSIRPKCHELRHLCDQFAADLERRRGLLGKSLELHSLLEASMKWCDEGIYLLASQPVDKCQSQDGAEAALQELERFLETGAESKIQELSKIFQDYEPILTKDLLEHVQRVFQKQESVEEMFHRRQASLKKLAAKQTRPVQPVAPRPEALTKSPCPSPGIRRGSENHSSESSALRRGPYRRAKSEVSEGRQGRGSSTGDEESLAVLRRHVMKELLDTERVYVEELLCVLEGYAAEMDNPLMTHLISTGLQNKKDILFGNMEEIYHFHNRIFLRELENYTDCPELVGRCFLERMEEFQIYEKYCQNKPRSESLWRQCSDCPFFQECQKKLDHKLSLDSYLLKPVQRITKYQLLLKEMLKYSKSCEGAEDLQEALSSILGILKAVNDSMHLIAITGYEGNLSDLGRLLMQGSFSVWTDHKRGHAKVKDLARFKPMQRHLFLHEKAVLFCKRREENGEGYEKAPSYSYKQSLNMTAVGITENVKGDAKKFEIWYNAREEVYIIQAPTPEIKAAWVSEIRKVLTSQLQACREASQHRALEQSQSLPLPAPASTSPSKGSTRNIKKLEERKMDPLSLEGYGGSMPLPRAPEKGKDDVVTSSTSESSALSKKRFTLQSFAALKAQKASPTSPDKKAKRHQVKSDPTPFGLRGWSKTSHPSETPEDNDGWSSTEEPVNSSDAEEEGRVGPGKLVPGRYTVARLDEKGVPDALALRSGDEVELVQEGDEGLWCVRNLSSGTEGWVPAHNLSALLCQGGPTGCLSSPESSAGSAVLSPSSSCSESCTAAVADLRG
- the MCF2L gene encoding guanine nucleotide exchange factor DBS isoform X10; the encoded protein is MHHDISPLCAADIRDQLQKRFAYLSGGRGQDGSPVITFPDYPAFGDVPDQDFQNVMTYLTSIPSLQDTGIGFILVIDRRQDRWTSVKASILRIAASFPANLQLVLVLRPAGFFQRTLSELAFRFNRDDFKMKVPVIMLSSVPELHGYIDKSQLTEDLGGTLAYCHSRWLCHRTAIESFALLVKQTAQMLQAFGTELAETELPNDVQSTSSVLLTHTEKKDRAKEDMRLALVEGRRVLESIREPLGRGPEQSPNQDQLDSQSTVQRLLAQLNETEAAFDEFWAKHQQKLEQCLQLRHFEQDFREVKAALDVLAQKVTTFTDVGNSLAHVQHLLKDLASFEEKSSAAVQRARALSQEGERLIGHKHYAVDSIRPKCHELRHLCDQFAADLERRRGLLGKSLELHSLLEASMKWCDEGIYLLASQPVDKCQSQDGAEAALQELERFLETGAESKIQELSKIFQDYEPILTKDLLEHVQRVFQKQESVEEMFHRRQASLKKLAAKQTRPVQPVAPRPEALTKSPCPSPGIRRGSENHSSESSALRRGPYRRAKSEVSEGRQGRGSSTGDEESLAVLRRHVMKELLDTERVYVEELLCVLEGYAAEMDNPLMTHLISTGLQNKKDILFGNMEEIYHFHNRIFLRELENYTDCPELVGRCFLERMEEFQIYEKYCQNKPRSESLWRQCSDCPFFQECQKKLDHKLSLDSYLLKPVQRITKYQLLLKEMLKYSKSCEGAEDLQEALSSILGILKAVNDSMHLIAITGYEGNLSDLGRLLMQGSFSVWTDHKRGHAKVKDLARFKPMQRHLFLHEKAVLFCKRREENGEGYEKAPSYSYKQSLNMTAVGITENVKGDAKKFEIWYNAREEVYIIQAPTPEIKAAWVSEIRKVLTSQLQACREASQHRALEQSQSLPLPAPASTSPSKGSTRNIKKLEERKMDPLSLEGYGGSMPLPRAPEKGKDDVVTSSTSESSALSKKRFTLQSFAALKAQKASPTSPDKKAKRHQVKSDPTPFGLRGWSKTSHPSETPEDNDGWSSTEEPVNSSDAEEEGRVGPGKLVPGRYTVARLDEKGVPDALALRSGDEVELVQEGDEGLWCVRNLSSGTEGWVPAHNLSALLCQGGPTGCLSSPESSAGSAVLSPSSSCSESCTAAVADLRG